In a genomic window of Elusimicrobiota bacterium:
- a CDS encoding YggS family pyridoxal phosphate-dependent enzyme — MVLDNLRRIRDRVDQAARRSGRDPDSVKVVAVTKYAKLEGMKALLESGLIQEIGENRVQEAAAKKAALGPLAQKAKWRLIGHLQTNKAKKALGIFDVIDSLDSVELADILEKLLIEQSRRLPILVQVKLTSRQQQSGLALEALGEVLAQLQARPHLDIRGLMAIAPAEDPVEKTRPHFRRLRQAFEQFFGGRAEAQLSMGMSRDFEIAIEEGATHVRIGSLLFA; from the coding sequence ATGGTCCTTGACAATTTAAGACGAATTCGAGATCGCGTGGATCAAGCCGCTCGGCGCTCGGGGCGGGATCCCGACTCGGTCAAGGTGGTGGCCGTCACCAAGTACGCGAAGCTTGAAGGAATGAAGGCTTTGCTCGAATCCGGCCTCATCCAGGAAATCGGCGAGAACCGGGTCCAGGAAGCCGCCGCGAAAAAGGCGGCCCTCGGCCCCCTGGCGCAGAAAGCTAAGTGGCGCCTCATAGGCCACCTTCAGACCAACAAGGCGAAGAAGGCTTTAGGCATTTTTGACGTTATCGACTCTTTAGACAGCGTGGAACTGGCGGATATCTTGGAAAAACTTCTAATCGAGCAAAGCAGGCGCCTTCCTATTCTGGTTCAAGTCAAGCTCACGAGCCGGCAGCAGCAGTCGGGCCTGGCCTTGGAGGCCCTGGGCGAGGTCCTTGCGCAGCTTCAGGCCCGCCCCCATCTGGACATCCGCGGGCTCATGGCCATCGCCCCGGCCGAGGATCCCGTTGAGAAAACAAGGCCCCATTTCAGGCGCCTGCGCCAGGCCTTTGAGCAGTTCTTCGGGGGCCGCGCCGAGGCGCAGCTCTCCATGGGAATGAGCCGTGATTTCGAGATCGCCATTGAAGAAGGAGCCACTCACGTGCGCATCGGCTCATTGTTATTTGCATGA
- the pyk gene encoding pyruvate kinase, translating into MAKILATLGPASATPEAVAALLQAGANAFRLNCSHASMAELSSHVSLIRRTSARLKIACAAVMDLQGPRLRVGRLRNAEPVALQKGARLRITTHDVPGTENEISTNFTKLPKTVSKGSKILLDDGSIVLRVLKTASSSVECEVMVGGLLKEHKGINLPGADIDLPALTSKDIRDLQMGLKLGLDHVALSFVRSPDDIHRARQMVRQAGSNMKVIAKIEHPLALERIDPILDACDGIMVARGDLAVELSPGDVPVAQKLLVRKANEAGKLCIVATQMLESMISQPYPTRAEASDVANAIFDGADVVMLSGETAVGLHPVGAVTMMTEIIAKAEKSPFKYPHLPQGLIDTQETGFANALARAARDACNATGAKAVAVYTMTGWSAHIMSKYRPSAPIYALTPLATTFNQLSLYWGVTPILCPLGQSTDTMLAIGERLMVKAGLLQKGETVLITAGGTAKHKASNMLKIHVIGSLTYR; encoded by the coding sequence ATGGCGAAGATACTGGCCACTTTGGGCCCGGCCTCGGCCACGCCCGAGGCCGTGGCGGCACTCCTCCAAGCCGGAGCCAATGCCTTCCGCCTCAACTGCTCCCACGCATCCATGGCGGAACTGTCGAGCCACGTCAGCCTCATACGCAGGACCTCCGCGCGGCTCAAGATCGCCTGCGCGGCCGTGATGGACCTGCAGGGGCCGCGCTTGCGCGTAGGCCGCCTCAGGAACGCCGAACCGGTGGCGCTCCAGAAAGGAGCGCGCCTGCGCATCACGACCCACGACGTGCCCGGCACCGAGAATGAGATTTCGACGAATTTCACGAAGCTACCGAAGACCGTATCGAAGGGCTCAAAAATACTCCTCGATGACGGCTCCATCGTCCTTCGAGTCCTCAAGACCGCCTCCTCGAGCGTGGAGTGCGAGGTCATGGTGGGGGGGCTTCTCAAGGAGCATAAGGGCATCAATCTTCCCGGGGCCGATATAGATTTGCCGGCCTTGACCTCCAAGGACATCCGGGACCTGCAGATGGGGCTGAAGTTGGGCCTCGACCACGTGGCCCTATCCTTCGTCAGGAGCCCCGACGACATCCACCGGGCCAGGCAAATGGTGCGACAAGCGGGCTCCAACATGAAGGTCATCGCCAAGATCGAGCATCCCCTCGCACTGGAGCGCATAGACCCGATCTTGGACGCCTGCGACGGCATCATGGTCGCGCGCGGGGACTTGGCCGTCGAGCTCTCCCCGGGAGACGTCCCCGTAGCGCAGAAGCTCCTGGTGCGCAAGGCCAACGAGGCGGGAAAGCTATGCATCGTGGCGACTCAAATGCTCGAGTCCATGATCTCACAGCCCTACCCCACCCGAGCCGAGGCCTCCGACGTGGCCAACGCGATCTTCGACGGCGCCGACGTGGTGATGCTCTCCGGGGAAACCGCGGTGGGCCTGCATCCGGTCGGGGCAGTCACCATGATGACGGAAATCATCGCCAAGGCGGAGAAGTCCCCGTTCAAGTATCCGCACCTGCCGCAGGGCCTCATAGACACCCAGGAAACGGGATTTGCCAACGCACTGGCCCGGGCCGCGCGAGACGCCTGCAACGCGACCGGAGCCAAGGCCGTCGCCGTCTACACCATGACGGGATGGTCCGCGCACATCATGTCGAAGTACCGTCCGAGCGCCCCCATCTACGCCCTGACTCCGCTGGCCACGACCTTCAACCAGCTCTCGCTCTACTGGGGAGTCACTCCCATCCTCTGCCCGCTCGGACAATCCACCGACACCATGCTCGCCATCGGGGAACGCCTCATGGTCAAGGCGGGCCTCCTGCAGAAGGGCGAGACCGTCCTCATCACGGCCGGCGGCACCGCCAAGCACAAGGCCTCCAATATGCTCAAGATCCACGTGATCGGCTCTCTCACGTATCGGTAG
- the groL gene encoding chaperonin GroEL (60 kDa chaperone family; promotes refolding of misfolded polypeptides especially under stressful conditions; forms two stacked rings of heptamers to form a barrel-shaped 14mer; ends can be capped by GroES; misfolded proteins enter the barrel where they are refolded when GroES binds): protein MAKQIIFAEEARKELKEGVDKLANAVKITLGPKGRSVVLEKKFGSPQIVDDGVIIAKDIELPEPFENMGAQLVKEVASKTSDVAGDGTTTAIVLTQSLLQEGVKNITAGANAKAIQRGMNKAVELVVKELKKSTKPVKTREEKAQVATISANDRVIGDLIAQAMERVGHEGVITVEEGKSAETTLEVVEGMQFDRGYISPYFVSDSERMEAVLDDPYIIITDKKISAMSDLLPVLEKIVQTGKAFLLIAEDVEGEALATLVVNKLRGTLKACAVKAPGFGDRRKEMLQDIAVLTGGDVISEELGHKIDKVSLDMLGRAKRVVVDKDNATIVNGAGDKSDIKKRADSIRKQIEETTSDYDKEKLQERLAKLSGGVAVINVGAATETEMKAKKAKVEDASHATRAGVEEGMIAGGGVALLRASETLEKFKGEDEDETTGAQIVRRALQAPIRQIAENSGFEGSVVVQKILSSNNGVGLNAATGEYIDLFKAGVVDPLKVTRTALENAVSIVGTILTTEVLVSDIPEKKDAPAAAHSHGGDMY from the coding sequence ATGGCAAAACAGATTATTTTCGCAGAGGAGGCCCGCAAGGAGCTTAAGGAAGGCGTGGACAAGCTCGCCAATGCCGTGAAGATCACCTTGGGCCCCAAGGGCCGGTCCGTGGTGCTGGAGAAGAAGTTCGGCTCTCCGCAAATCGTCGATGACGGAGTCATCATCGCCAAGGACATAGAGCTCCCGGAGCCTTTCGAGAACATGGGCGCCCAACTCGTCAAGGAGGTCGCCTCCAAGACCAGCGACGTCGCCGGAGACGGAACCACGACGGCCATCGTGCTCACCCAGTCCCTGCTTCAGGAAGGGGTCAAGAACATCACCGCCGGCGCCAACGCCAAGGCCATCCAAAGGGGCATGAACAAGGCGGTCGAACTCGTGGTCAAGGAGCTCAAGAAGAGCACCAAGCCAGTCAAGACCCGGGAAGAGAAGGCCCAAGTCGCCACCATCTCGGCCAATGACCGTGTCATCGGAGACCTCATCGCCCAGGCCATGGAGCGCGTGGGGCACGAGGGCGTGATCACGGTCGAGGAGGGCAAATCCGCCGAGACCACCTTGGAGGTGGTCGAAGGCATGCAGTTCGACCGCGGCTACATCTCCCCGTACTTCGTCAGCGACTCAGAGCGCATGGAGGCGGTGCTCGACGATCCCTACATCATCATCACCGACAAGAAGATCTCGGCCATGTCCGACCTCCTGCCGGTCCTCGAGAAGATCGTCCAGACGGGCAAGGCCTTCCTCCTCATCGCCGAGGACGTGGAAGGAGAGGCCCTGGCGACCCTCGTGGTCAACAAACTGCGCGGGACCCTCAAGGCCTGCGCCGTGAAGGCCCCGGGCTTTGGAGACCGCCGCAAGGAGATGCTCCAGGACATCGCCGTCCTCACCGGAGGAGATGTCATCAGCGAGGAGCTCGGCCACAAGATCGACAAGGTGTCCCTGGACATGCTGGGCCGCGCCAAGAGAGTGGTCGTGGACAAGGACAACGCCACCATCGTCAACGGAGCCGGCGACAAGAGCGACATCAAGAAGCGCGCCGATTCCATCCGCAAGCAGATAGAGGAAACCACCTCCGATTACGACAAGGAGAAGCTCCAGGAGAGGCTGGCCAAGCTCTCCGGCGGAGTCGCCGTCATCAACGTGGGAGCCGCCACCGAGACCGAGATGAAGGCCAAGAAGGCCAAGGTGGAGGACGCCTCCCATGCCACCCGCGCCGGAGTCGAGGAAGGGATGATCGCGGGCGGCGGAGTAGCCCTCCTGCGTGCCTCCGAGACCCTCGAGAAGTTCAAGGGCGAGGACGAGGATGAGACCACCGGCGCCCAGATCGTGCGCCGGGCTCTCCAAGCTCCGATTCGCCAAATCGCGGAGAACTCGGGCTTCGAGGGCTCCGTGGTGGTCCAGAAAATCCTGTCCTCCAACAACGGTGTGGGGCTCAACGCCGCCACCGGGGAATACATCGACCTATTCAAGGCCGGAGTCGTCGACCCCTTGAAGGTCACCCGCACCGCGCTCGAGAACGCAGTCTCCATCGTCGGGACCATTCTCACCACCGAGGTGCTGGTCTCCGACATCCCGGAGAAGAAGGACGCTCCCGCGGCCGCGCACAGCCACGGCGGAGACATGTATTAA
- a CDS encoding DUF167 domain-containing protein produces the protein MIVKVRVIPNAPDNEVVSRIGSVLRVKVAAPAVDEKANSALKNYLAEFFEVSARKVNILRGANGREKTVEIVGRTEEQLKRVMESIP, from the coding sequence ATGATCGTCAAAGTCCGCGTCATCCCGAATGCCCCTGACAATGAGGTCGTCAGCCGCATCGGCAGCGTGCTGAGAGTCAAAGTGGCGGCCCCGGCCGTGGACGAAAAGGCCAACTCGGCCTTGAAAAACTATTTGGCGGAGTTCTTCGAGGTGTCTGCGCGCAAGGTGAACATCCTGCGGGGAGCCAATGGCCGGGAAAAAACCGTCGAGATCGTTGGACGCACCGAGGAACAGCTCAAGCGGGTCATGGAGTCGATTCCTTAA
- the groES gene encoding co-chaperone GroES, which yields MAEATLTKVKLQPLGDRVLVKPVEQKETKRGGIIIPDTAKEKPQEGEIVAAGKGKITEDGKVLPMDVKPGDRILYGKYSGSEVKLDDVEYLIMHQDDILGVLK from the coding sequence ATGGCCGAAGCGACGTTGACCAAAGTCAAATTGCAGCCTCTTGGCGACCGCGTGCTGGTAAAGCCCGTTGAGCAGAAGGAAACCAAGCGCGGGGGCATCATCATCCCCGACACCGCCAAGGAGAAGCCACAAGAGGGGGAGATCGTGGCCGCCGGCAAGGGCAAGATCACCGAGGACGGGAAGGTCCTTCCCATGGACGTAAAGCCCGGGGACCGCATCCTTTACGGCAAATATTCGGGATCCGAGGTCAAGCTCGACGACGTCGAGTACTTGATCATGCATCAAGACGATATTCTCGGCGTGCTGAAGTAA
- the mtnA gene encoding S-methyl-5-thioribose-1-phosphate isomerase: protein MTKAKDFPLKDPVAPVRWRGERLEVLDQRLLPAKILYLNCRNPESVAKATRDMALRGAPLIGVAAAYGMALAARQSSLASVEKAAEILRRARPTAVNLAHAVERMLAVARRSPGRGMGQAVAREAERFHAEDLAANQAMARLGASLLAKNSRVITYCNAGALATSGLGTSLGVIRYAHYLGKIEHVYPCETRPYLQGSRLTLWELMRAKVPATLITDNMAAHLMKISRIDAVIVGSDRIAANADVCNKIGTYGLAILARHHGIPFYAVAPSTTIDFACPDGSRIPIEERGPDEVLKIFGRPIAPSGAKARHFAFDVTPHGLVSAIVTERGIASPANAKKLKELYAG, encoded by the coding sequence ATGACGAAAGCCAAGGACTTCCCCCTCAAGGATCCGGTCGCTCCCGTGCGCTGGCGGGGGGAACGCCTGGAAGTCCTGGATCAGCGCCTCCTTCCCGCCAAAATCCTCTATTTGAACTGCCGAAACCCGGAAAGCGTGGCCAAGGCCACTCGGGACATGGCATTGCGGGGAGCTCCTCTTATCGGAGTGGCGGCCGCCTACGGGATGGCCTTGGCCGCGCGGCAAAGCTCTCTTGCATCGGTTGAGAAAGCGGCCGAGATCCTGCGCCGGGCCCGCCCCACGGCGGTCAATCTCGCCCACGCGGTCGAGCGCATGCTCGCCGTGGCCCGCCGCTCGCCGGGCCGGGGGATGGGCCAGGCCGTGGCGCGCGAGGCCGAGCGTTTCCATGCCGAGGACTTGGCGGCCAACCAAGCTATGGCGCGGCTCGGGGCCTCTTTGCTTGCCAAGAACTCGCGGGTCATCACCTACTGCAACGCCGGAGCCCTGGCGACCTCGGGGCTCGGGACCTCCCTGGGAGTCATTCGCTACGCCCACTATTTGGGGAAAATCGAGCATGTCTACCCCTGCGAAACCCGGCCCTATCTGCAGGGCAGCCGTTTGACCCTCTGGGAGCTCATGCGGGCCAAGGTGCCAGCAACTTTGATCACGGACAACATGGCGGCCCACCTCATGAAAATCAGCAGGATCGACGCGGTCATCGTGGGCAGCGACCGCATCGCGGCCAACGCAGACGTCTGCAACAAGATAGGCACCTACGGGCTCGCGATCCTGGCGCGCCACCATGGGATCCCCTTTTACGCGGTGGCCCCTTCCACCACCATCGATTTCGCCTGCCCCGATGGGAGCCGCATTCCGATAGAGGAACGCGGCCCGGATGAAGTCCTGAAGATTTTCGGCCGGCCCATCGCCCCGTCCGGCGCAAAAGCCCGCCACTTCGCCTTCGACGTAACTCCCCACGGGCTCGTGAGCGCCATAGTCACGGAAAGGGGAATCGCCTCTCCGGCCAACGCCAAGAAACTCAAGGAGCTTTATGCTGGATAG
- a CDS encoding tetratricopeptide repeat protein, whose protein sequence is MRLAFLLLGLLRPAWGADEFLKNLRRAERLSGLEEKIEYCTRAIRAWTPSDGNSLLAHCHFRRGQARYENAKFPEAESDLAKSLSLDPGNAQAHLLLGKIEMRLGRWESASRAFKEYTVLNPKDGAGWLRLADSYRGAGKHRAAAKAYAKAAQATPEDFRTDLGLARAALARKDWPAAQGAIELARSKSRGRAPEVFSAKADLEAARGNERQALSDQRRAIELGLRELEDLTRGRASPVDILESREKLSQAYRQACRWGDRQSCAQGQESHAE, encoded by the coding sequence TTGAGGCTGGCTTTCCTCCTGCTGGGGCTCCTGCGCCCCGCCTGGGGAGCCGACGAGTTCCTCAAGAACCTGCGCCGGGCCGAACGCCTGAGCGGGCTTGAGGAGAAGATCGAGTATTGCACCCGCGCCATACGGGCCTGGACCCCTTCCGACGGAAATTCTCTGCTGGCCCACTGCCATTTCCGCCGGGGCCAGGCCCGCTACGAAAACGCGAAATTTCCCGAGGCGGAAAGCGACCTCGCCAAAAGCCTCTCCCTCGACCCCGGAAACGCCCAAGCCCACCTGCTGCTGGGTAAAATCGAGATGAGGCTTGGGCGCTGGGAGAGCGCCTCGCGCGCGTTCAAGGAATACACCGTGCTCAACCCCAAGGACGGCGCGGGCTGGCTGCGGCTGGCGGACTCCTACCGAGGCGCCGGAAAACACCGGGCCGCGGCCAAGGCCTACGCCAAGGCCGCGCAGGCGACGCCGGAAGACTTCCGGACGGACCTCGGACTGGCCCGCGCGGCGCTTGCCCGCAAGGACTGGCCCGCGGCGCAAGGTGCTATCGAGCTCGCTAGGTCCAAATCCCGGGGCCGAGCGCCCGAGGTGTTTTCGGCTAAGGCGGACCTCGAGGCCGCGCGGGGAAACGAAAGGCAGGCTCTCTCGGATCAGCGCCGGGCCATCGAACTCGGCCTGCGCGAGTTGGAGGACTTGACCCGCGGCCGCGCAAGCCCCGTGGACATCCTCGAATCCCGAGAGAAACTCTCCCAAGCCTACCGCCAAGCTTGCCGATGGGGGGACAGGCAATCTTGCGCCCAGGGCCAGGAGAGCCATGCCGAATAA